The sequence TAATGTTTGGCGGGTTAATAACATCCCGGATTTCGATGCAGACTTTTCTGCCGTTACTACAGCAATTGCTGCTGCTTCTCCCGGAGATCCCCTCTAAATAGAGGGTTCGTAAATTAGTTATGGTTCTATTACCATTAATAAAAGTTTAGTGTTGATTGGCCCCGGGTTTTTCTGGGTCAAAACGATTCTACCCAGGCAAATCTAAATTCTGCCAGATTTGATAATATAACAATTAGTGCTACAAATGTTACAGTTAAAGGACTTTATATCACTCAAAATGCTAGCACTCCTTCTTTAACAATTGCTGCCAATAACACAATTGTTAACAGATGTTATATTCAAAACACTCACAACTCAACTTTATCTTCAACAAATGCAAATGCTGTGAGAATAAATTCAGGAATTACAGGATTTGTTCTGAGCAGAAATATCCTTAGAACAAGTGCAACTCACACTTCTACTACATATTTATTATACTTATTGGGGAATAATAATGGTATTGTTATTTATAACATTTTTTTAGCCCATGGAGATTTGCCTTGTTGCATGCTCACGTTCAAATCACTGACGGATTTGGCAGGGCTGCGGCTTTGCCACCACACCCCCCCCAATCCCCGAATTATATAAACTAATATAGAAATTGTATAAACTTTTGCTTACAGCTATAGGTAACTTTGTCGTTGAGCAAGCAGATGTTTGATGTTAAGCAGCCTGCATTTTTTTTAACAAAATCAATTTTAAAATGAAAAATTTAATTTTACCAATCGTACTCCTTTTTGGAGCATCAACACTTTTTTCCTGTGGAGGCTCACATGAACACGACTCGGAAGGAAATCATACGCATGAACATCTTGACGAAAATACAGAAGTGAATCATACAGAAGGTCATGCATCTCATGCAGAAATGGGACAAACCTTAAAACACTATTTCGACCTGAAAGACGGTTTGGTACGGTCAGATGCAGCAGAAGCCAAAGCAGGGGCAAATGCATTAAAGGCGCATCTTGCAGTTACAGAAATTACTGTCAAGGGGCACGAATCGCATATCAGGGGAATTGTCAGTGAAATCGGTGAACATTTAGAGCAAATCTCGCTTACTGAAGATTTGGAGGTACAGAGAAAACATTTTGAAACGGTTTCAGATCAACTCTATGCTTTAATTCAAGTTACGGGAACATCCGGAAAAACTGTTTATCGCCAATACTGCCCGATGGCTTTTGATGACAAAGGTGCTTACTGGCTTTCGGCTGAAGAAGAAATAAGAAATCCCTATTTCGGTGATGCAATGCTGACATGCGGTAGTGTGGAAGAAAAAATGTAAAGGGGGTTAGCAAATATTCTATAAACTCAAAAATGAAAATTATTGAACCACATAGAACACATAGAAAGTCACAATAGAAATTTCTATGTGAAACCTATATGAACTATGTGCCTATGTGGTAAAAAAACACTAATGGAATTAACTAAAAAATACATTGATGACTTGACCTGTAGGGTAATTGGTTTTGCTATTAAAAGCCCTTCAAGGAAGCATAAACAGAACTTTGTATATTTGAAAGCACTTCAATAACTCAAAAATGAAAATTATTGAACCACATAGATACATAGAACACATAGAAAGCCACAATAGAAATTTCTATGTGAAACCTATGTGAACTATGTGCCTATGTGGTAAAAAAAACACTAATGGAATTAACTAAAAAATACATTGATGACTTGACCTATAGAGTGATTGGTTGTGCTATTGAAGTTCATAAACAGTTAGGTCCCGGTCTTTTAGAAAGCGTTTACGAAAAATGTTTTATAAGAGAGTTAGCTTTACAAGGGTTAAGGTATAAACAACAATTATGGGTACCACTGGAGTACAAAGGATTAGAATTGGATACGGAATTAAGATTAGATGTACTTGTAGAAGATGTTTTATGTGTTGAATTAAAATCAATGGACGGTTTATTACCAATACATGATGCTATTTTATTAACTTATATGCGAATGCTACAGAAACCTAAAGGCGTATTGATAAATTTTAATTGTGTTAATATATTTAAGGAAGGACAAAAAACTTTGGTTAATGAAATATATGCTGCATTACCTAATGAAAAAAACTAATCACCCAAAAAATTACAAGCCATTTTAAAAATGCGTTATGCTCGATAAGATTATACGGTACTTTCTTGAAAACCGTTTAGTTGCTTTCCTGTTAACACTGATTTTTGTTGTTTGGGGAATTGCTACGGCACCATTTGCGTGGGACATAGACTGGCTTCCGCGGGACCCGGTACCGGTAGATGCTATACCAAACTACGGTGAAACACAACAGATCGTGTTTACAGAATGGCCGGGACGTTCACCACAGGATATTGAAGATCAAATCACTTATCCGCTTAGCACTTACCTGCTTGGTGTTCCCGGTGTCAAAACCATCCGCAGCACGACGATGTTTGGGTTCTCCAGTATTTTCATTATTCTGGAAGACGACATAGATTTTTACTGGAGCAGGGCAAGGATACTCGAAAAACTCAATGCCTTGCCTGACGGGCTTTTACCACAAGGTGTACAGCCCGCATTAGGCCCGGATGCTACGGCTTTGGGCCAGATTTTCTGGTACACCATTGAAGGCCGCGACCCGGATGGCAATCCAACCGGTGGATGGGACTTGCATGAATTAAGAACAATACAGGATTTTCATGTAAAATTTGCTTTGGCGACAGCAGAAGGCGTAGCTGAAGTTGCATCTATCGGCGGGCATGTAAAAGAGTACCAGATAGATATCAATCCGGCTGCCATGCGCGGGTATGACATCAGTTTGCGTGAAATCGCCAATAGTGTCCGCAACAGCAATCTGGATGTAGGTGCCCGTACCATTGAACTAAACAGGATAGAGTATTTTGTCAGGGGATTGGGCTATATCAAAAGCCTTGAAGATATTGAAGAATCTGTAGTTGCCGTGAGGGATAATGTGCCGGTGCATGTGCGTGATATTGCAAAGGTAACAATCGGGCCGGCTCAAAGGCGTGGGGCATTAGGCAAGGGCGGAGCGGAAGTTGTTGGCGGTGTAGTTACTGTCAGGCATGGTGAAAATCCGATGCAGGTAATAGAAAATGTAAAAGCCGAACTCCCCGGAATAGAACAGGGCCTGCCTTCGCGTACACTCGAGGACGGAACAGTGTCACAACTAAAAATTATCCCTTTCTACGACCGGACCGAATTAATTCAGGAAACCATAGGTACGCTGGAACATGCCATTTCCCTGCAAATCCTGATTACGATTATTGTGATTATCATCATGCTGCTCAACCTGAAAGCATCTTTGTTTATTTCAGGCTTATTGCCAATGGCAGTGCTGATGTGTTTTATTATGATGAAATATGCCGGTGTGGATGCCAATATCGTGGCACTTTCCGGTATTGCAATTGCCATTGGGACGATAGTGGATATGGGGATTATCATGTCAGAAAACATGGTTTTGCATTTAAAAGAAGCCCGTAAAAAGGAACCCAAACTGGAAGTAATTCACAGGGCATGTGTGGAGGTGGCTCCGGCAATTTTGACTGCCGTTATGACTACCATCGTCAGCTTTCTCCCGGTATTTACCCTTCAGGCAGCAGAAGGAAAACTCTTTTCCCCATTGGCATATACAAAAACCTTTGCATTGATAGCTGCCATATTTTTTACTATCGTTGTCATTCCCGCGGCTGCTTATGTGCTTTTTTCCGTAAAAATCAATTTCAAATGGATACGCGTTGCTGCCAATGTTTTACTGCTTATCGCAGGCATACTGGTAGCTGTTTTGTACTTCCCGCTGGCAGGTATTGTACTGCTGTTATTTGGCGTAAATAACCTGCTTGATGAGTTTACTGATGTTTTCAGTTCTGATGTGCATTCATACATCACAATTGCCATTTCTGTAATTTTTATCACTTTAATATTGGCAGAAAGCTGGCTGCCACTTGGCCCTGCACGTTCTTTGCTGATGAATACCATTTTTGTATTCCTGATTATTGGCTTTGTGTTGGGATTCTTTTTAATTTTTATTCGTTTTTACCGGGCGATATTAAAATGGTGCCTGGCAAACAAAGGATTATTCCTGCTTTTACCGGCTTTTTCCATCTTGCTTGGTGTTACAATTTGGTTGGGATTTGGAAATGTTTTTGGCTTTGTAGCAAATAGTTTTGATAAAACCGGAATGAACATTCGTACAACAAAAGTATGGCATAATTTGTATTCGACTTTTCCCGGTATTGATAAAGAATTCATGCCCCGGCTGGATGAAGGTTCTTTTTTACTCATGCCCATTCTGATGCCGCATGCCGGAATAGAGGAGAGTCTGGAAACGCTTAAATATCTGGACAAGGCAGTGCAGTCTATTCCGGAGGTTGAACTTGTTGTCGGAAAAATCGGACGTGCGGAATCGGCATTAGACCCGGCACCGGTTACCATGTTTGAAAATGTGATTAATTATAAAAGTGAATACAAACTGGATGACAGGGGCAGGCGGGTGCGTTTTGCTACGGACAATGAGGGCGAATTTATTCGTGATGAAAACGGGAATCTCGTTCCGGACAGCAGGGGCAGCTACTACCGGCAATGGCGGGATCATATCCGGTCTCCACGCGATATTTGGGATGAAATAGCTGCTGTTGCACGTTATCCCGGCCTCACTACTGCTTCCATGTTGCAGCCTATAGAAACCAGACTGGTGATGCTGCAAACCGGTACACGAGCTTCAACGGCTATGTTGGTTCAGGGGCCAGACCTGCAAACCATAGAAGATTTTTCCCTGGAAATGGAAAATATTTTGCAGGACGTTCCGGGGGTAAATCCGCCAACTGTTTTTGCCGACCGTATTGTTGGCAAACCCTATCTTGAAATTGACATTAACCGCCGTGCAATTGCCCGGCATGGTTTGACGATACGCGATGTACAGGATTATGTAGAAGTCGCTATCGGGGGCATGACGCTCACAACAACTGTTGAAGGCAGGGAGCGGTATCCGGTGCGTGTACGCTATGCCCGTGAATTCAGGGACAATCCGCATGATATAGAACGGATTTTAGTTTCCACTCCTTCAGGTGCTCAAATCCCATTGGGGCAACTGGCTGATATTAATTATGTGCAAGGGCCGCAGGCAATCAGGTCAGTGAATACATTTCCTGCCACTTATGTAATTTTTGACATACTGGAAGGTAGTTCAGCCGTAGCTGTTGTTGAAAACGCACAAAACCATCTGGACGGGTTGCTTCAGTCGGGTGAACTTGAACTGCCGGAAGGAGTGAGTTACCGCTTTATTGGTGAATACGAAAATCAGGTAAGGGCAGAAAAAAGGCTTAGCATTGTCATTCCTTTAGTCTTGCTTATTATTTTAATGTTGTTATATTTTCAGTTCCGTTCGCTGATTACATCTTTTATGATTTTTTCTGCCATTGCCGTAGCATTTTCCGGTGGTTTTATCATGATTTGGTTTTACGGTCAGGATTGGTTTATGAACTTCTCCCTTTTTGGTGCCCACATGCGGGATTTATTCCAGATACACCCGATTAATTTAAGTATTGCTGTCTGGGTAGGCTTTTTGGCACTTTTTGGCATTGCAACTGATGACGGGGTAGTGATGGCGACGTATTTGAAACAATCTTTTGCACGCAACCAACCTGAAAACATTCAACAGATCAGGGAATCCGTAGTTGAAGCGGGCAGCCGCCGGGTGAGGCCATGCCTGATGACAACCGCCACTACTTTACTGGCATTGTTGCCCATTTTGACTTCTACCGGAAAAGGCTCCGATATTATGATACCGATGGCAATTCCGGCTTTTGGAGGCATGACGATTGTCATCATGACTTTATTTGTCATACCGGTTTTGTATGCACTTTGGCAGGAAACGCTTTTAAAAAGTAAAAAAACAGAAGATGAAACACCCATGTCAAAAGCTTTTGACACAAAGGAATAAACATTTTTGGGTGTTCCACCTGCCTGTTCGGCAGACAGGTCGAATACCATTAAAGAAAAAAATTAAAATATGATGAGATGAATAAACAAGTCAATACAATCTGTACCGCTTTGCTTTTGGCCGCGATTTTGATCGTTTGCATTTTGCCGGTAAAGAAGGCTGTTGCACAGGATAATATGCTTGAAACTTATCAGGATGAAGCAGCATCAAATAATGCGAATTTGCAGGCGTATTATTACCAATATCTGGCCGGTGTGGAAAAAATAGTGCAAACCCGGCTTTTGCCCATGACAGAGCTATCTGCGATTTATTTTCCGCAGCCACTTGTCTTACAAATGGATCAACAGCTTGCAGGAGTTCGGGCGATGCAGTCATTTCCCTGGTTTGGGACAAGAAAAGTCATGCAGGAAAGTGCTGCATACAATGCTCAATTTGCTTTGGAACAATATCAGCAAATCAGAAACCAACTGTTTTTTGATGTTGCCGGGACTTTCTATGAGTTAATGCAATTAGAAGAAGAAATCCGCCTGATGCGGTCTAATATTGAATTGCTTGAAAGCATTGAGCAAATTGTAATCACTCGTTATGAAACAGGCCGGGCCAGTATGGCAGATTTGATTTTGATAGAGGTGGAAAAAGAAGATTTGAAAATCCAATTATTGAAACTTGAGGAAAAGAAAAATCCGCTTCATAATCGTTTTGCAGCACTACTTAACCGGGAGTATGAAGGTTTTTTTGCTCTGCCTGACACATTTGAAGCCCGGCAGTTAACCGATCCAATGGCAGAATTGAAAGACAGCATGCTTTTGCAACACCCTGGTATAGAATCTTATATTTACAAAGAGTTAGCTTATGCAGAACAACAGCAACTTGCCCGAAAATCAGGTTTGCCTTCTTTTGGCATTGGCGTAGAATATATGGCGATGCAAAATCTTGAAAATAATAATCATTCGGCCATGTTTATGCCGATGGTGAGTCTCCGCCTGCCTTTTCAAAGAAAGGTGTATCAGGCAAGAGAACAGGAAGCCGTATTTAATCGCAAAGCAGCTTCTTTTCAAAAAGTACAGGCACAAAATCAGTTGATTACTAAATGGGAGGAATGGGTAAGCCGCTATCAGGATGCACAAAGGCGAATACCATTGTATATCAACCAATTGGACAGAATGGAACAAGCTTTGAGTATTATTCTGGAAGATTACAGTGCGGGCAGAAAAACTTTTGATGAAATGCTGAATGTGCAGAGACGCATACTGGAATTTGAAATGGAATTAGTAAACGCAAAAAAAGATAACAATACGGCTGTAGCCGGTTTAACATATTTATACCGGCGGCCATGAGCACCCACCCGTCGGTACGCTTCTAAAGCGTCCGACGGGTTTGGGAGTAGAAAGATGAAAAGATTAAACAATGAAACAATAGAACCATGAAACCATGAAACAATTTATCAAAAATCTAAACAGATGAAAAAACAAATTGCAATCATCATCCTTGTCTTTACCGCAGGCATAGTTGCCGGGTGGTATTTCTTTGGCACAAGCGATGATGAACATACGCATGAAGCTGTCGTGGATAAAGACGAAGTTCATACTTGTCCGATGCATCCGCAGATCAGGCAGGATGGTTTTGGCAGTTGTCCGATTTGCGGAATGGATCTGGTGCCGGTAGATGCAGTTGACGAAAGTGAATCTTTCACGGAAATCAGGATGTCTGAAACAGCCATCAGATTGGCACATATCAGGACAATGAAGGTAAGTTCTCAAATACCGGAAAAAAAGCTGGAACTGAACGGGCGCATAGAAACAGACGAACGCCGGACATCCACACAAACCGCTCATTTACCCGGCAGGATAGAAAGGCTGTATATCACCTACACAGGTGAATTTGTCCGCAGGGGGCAACGGTTGGCTTCCATTTATTCACCGGAATTAGTTGCTGCTCAACGCGAACTTTTTGAAGCATTGAAACATGAAGAAACACGTCCAGTACTTGTCAGGGCAGCCCGCCAAAAACTCAAACAATGGAAGCTAACCGATGAACAGATTAGACAGATAGAAGAAAGAGGCGAAGTACAGTCTGAAATAGATATTTATGCCGATGTCAGTGGCGTTGTGGTCCGGCGGAATGTCACAACCGGCGACTATTTCAGTGCAGGAACGGTATTGTTTGAAATCAGTGATTTGAGTAAGGTATGGGTTGTGTTTGAAGCTTATGAAGAAGACCTTTCCTGGATAAATGTTGGTGATACCGTAACTTTTAGTGCAGGTGAAAGGCCGGGGCAAAAAATGACAGCCCGGGTGGAGTTTGTTGACCCTTATGTTGACGAGCGTACAAGGATAGCAAGAGTCAGGACAAGCTTAGATAACCGCGATGGAAGGTTCAGGCCGGGCATGTTCCTGAATGGTGTAATCCATAGCAAATTTGACCAATTCGGAAAAGTGATAACCGTTCCCAAGACAGCCGTGTTGTGGGGCGGAAAAACATCTGTGGTTTATGTAAAAAAGCCTGGAGTTGAGGAAACGATTTTTCAATTCCGGGAAGTTGTACTCGGGGAGCATTTGGGTGATAGTTACATCATTCTGGATGGGCTGAAGGAAGGTGAAGAAATTGCTGTTCACGGTGCTTTCAGCATAGATGCTGCTGCACAGTTGTCAGGCAAAGCCAGCCTGATGGGCAGGCATTTACTCGAAGTTGAAGAAATAGAATTTATTGTGGATGTTGGTGATTTTAAAGATGAAACACCGGAAGCATTCAAAGCACAGTTAAGCAAGCTTTTTACAGCATATCTTAGCTTGAGTGAAGCTTTAATCGAAACAGATTACGCTGCCGCAAATAATGCACTGCCCGATGTGGAAGCGGCTTTGAATGAAATGGACATGACACTTTTAGCTTCAGATGCTCATGACTTATGGATGGAACATTTAGATGCATTGGAAAAAGCAATGCATGACATGAAAGATGCCGGAGATATAGAGCATTTACGGCATGCCTTTGAACCCTTTTCAGATGTGTTGGCAGCGTCAGTAGAAAGTTTCGGGGTGAAAGACATAGAAGTGTATCATCAGTTTTGCCCGATGGCTTTTGACGACAGAGGTGCCTGGTGGCTAAGCGATACAGCACTAATAGCCAATCCCTATTTCGGGGATGTCATGCTTCGCTGCGGTGAAGTAAAAGAAAGGGAATTTAAAAAAGCCGCTCCCGAAAAGGAAAGTGCAAGAAGACAGCAGGAGCCGGGGCATGTGCATTAAAAAATAATAGGATTATGCAAAACAATCATCATAACGAACATCATGAAAAAGGCCATTCGGACGATAACGGCCACGATAAACATGCGGGGCATCATATTGAGGACTTCAAAAAAAGGTTTTGGATAAGCCTTGTGATTACCATACCGATACTTGTCCTTTCACAGATGATACAGGATTGGTTTGGTTTTGAAGTTTCATTTACGGGCGATAGTTATGTATTGGCTGCTTTAAGTACATTTATCTTTTTCTATGGAGGCTGGCCTTTTCTGAAAGGTCTTTATGAAGAAGTGCGCCAAAATGCTATTGGCATGATGACGCTGATTGGTGTGGCAATCACAGCCGCATGGGCTTACAGCTTTGCCGTTACGCTCGGACTGGAAGGAATGGATTTTTATTGGGAAATGGCTACGCTTATTGTGATTATGTTACTGGGCCACTGGATAGAAATGAAATCTATTATGGGTGCTTCCCGGGCTTTAGAATTGCTGGTAAAATTGATGCCTTCAACAGCACACCTTGTCGTTAACGGGGAAACAAAAGAAGTCAAAATTGACGAGCTGAAAAAAGGAGACGTTGTACATATCAAGCCCGGAGAAAAAATCCCGGTTGACGGTGAGGTCACGGAAGGGCAAAGCCATCTGAATGAAAGCATGCTCACCGGCGAAAGCAAACCTGTCAAAAAGGAAAAAGGACAAAAAGTAATTGCAGGTTCAGTCAATGGCAATGGTACATTGAAAGTAAAGGTCCAAAACATAGGCAAAGACAGTTATTTGAATAAAGTAATCAAATTGGTTGAGGATGCGCAAAAAATTAAATCCAAAACGCAAAACCTTGCTGACCGGGCAGCTAAGGTACTTACTTTTGTGGCATTAGGCGGAGGTGCAATTACATTGATTGTCTGGCTGGCACTTGGTTTTGAATTTGTTTAAGCCCTTGAAAGAATGGTCACTGTAATGGTAATCTCCTGTCCACATGCATTAGGTTTGGCAGTTCCCCTGGTCGCTGCCATTTCTACGACGGTTTCAGCACAAAACGGCCTGCTGATTCGCAACCGTACCGCTTTTGAAAATGCCCGTAAAATCACCACTATTGTTTTTGATAAAACCGGTACGCTCACAAAAGGCTCACATGAAGTGTCGGAAGTAAAATCACTGAAGGACAATTTTGACAAAAATGAGTTACTGCGTCTTGCAGCAGGCGTTGAGCAGGATTCCGAACACCACATTGCAAAAGGGATTTTGAAAAAAGCAAAAGAAGAAAACATCAGTGTACCCTCCTCAACAGATTTCAATTATCTTCCCGGGCAGGGATTAGAAGGTAAAGTAGAGGATCAATCAGTAAAAGTTGTTGGTCCCGGATATTTAAAAGACAATGAAATTAAACTACCGGAACATCAATTGGATGAAGCAATAGAAACCGTTGTGTATGTAATTGTCAATGATGAGGCTGTGGGTTACATCACTCTTGCCGACCAGATTAGAGAAGAAAGCTATCAGGCCATAAAAACGCTTAAAAAGAAAAACATCAAAAATCTTTTACTCACCGGGGATAATGAAAAAGTAGCAAAGCATGTATCGGAAGAACTTGGGATGGACGGATATTTTGCTGAAGTATTACCTGATGAGAAACAGGATAAAATCAAAGCTTTGCAGGACAAAGGAGAGTTTGTGGCTATGACCGGGGACGGAGTGAACGATGCACCTGCACTTGCACAGGCAGACGTTGGTATAGCCGTTGGATCAGGTACAGATGTAGCTGCCGAAACAGCAGATATTATTCTGGTTAATTCCAATCCCGCTGATATTGCAAATCTGATTTTATTCGGCAGGGCAACTTACCGGAAGATGTTGCAAAATCTGGCATGGGCAACTGGATATAATGTATTGGCAATTCCCCTGGCAGCAGGCGTGTTGTACAATTTCGGTATCGTCTTAAGCCCGGCAGTAGGTGCAGTCCTTATGAGCCTCAGTACAATCGTAGTTGCCATCAATGCGCAGTTGTTGAGAAAGGGGATGGGAGGATAGTGGAATATAATACTGATAAGGCTACAATTTTTTCTGTCACAATATTTAAACTCTCCGGCAACTTCTAAAATACCTAAAAAGTGTCTTTTATTTACCCGTCAAAGTATTTTGACTTCGCTATTTTCTTTTTTATTTAATTAAAATTCTTTAATAAATCCTGTTGACAAAAATCTTGAAAGACTTCTCACCTAATTGGATAGTTAAAGTAGCTTTTTATTTATCAAGAAATCAGCTTCAATTTTAGCTTGTTATTTTATTAAAAAACTAAAAACAGCTTTCTCTTTTATATATATTTGTTTAAAGATGGTTAAATTTAGTTATACCATTCGATCGCTTAAACTAAACTTGTATAAATGAAATACACCTATAAAAGTGCAGCTATATGGCTTGTAATATACTTATTTTTAGCACTTTTACCCTTACTTTTAGCTGTAACCGGAAGTATACCTGAATACAGAGATTTTGGGACTGAACTTGGAGTGGCTTTTGGCTTTATTGGTTTGGGTTTGCTGGGACTGCAATTTTTGATTTCCGGACGTTTTAAACAAGTTGCACCTAAGTTTGGTATGGACAATATCCTGCAATACCACCGGGAAATGGGAATCATCGCATTTGTTTTAATACTGGCTCATCCCTTAACGCTCATACTTTCTAATAGTGATTTTTTGTCTTTTTTTAATCCTTATGAAAATTTACCCAGAGCATTGGCATTGATTTTTGTCATCCCTGCAATAATTCTTCTCATGTTAAGTAGTCTTTGGCGTTTAAGTCTGGGACTTAGCTATGAAAATTGGCGTTTATTACACGGTGTGCTATCTCTTTCAATAATTTTCATAGGCTTAACTCATACCATACAAGTGTCACACTATATTGAGCCTTTATGGAAGAAAACCTCATTAGTTGTATTGTTTGCTTTTTATGCATATTTACTACTTCACAGTCGCTTGATCAGACCCTGGCTAAATCTTCGCAAACCCTATAAAGTTAAAGAGGTTGTTGAGGAGCGTGGAGATTGCAGTACATTACATCTTGAACCTGTGGGACATAAGGGTAAGAGCTTTAAATGCGGACAGTTTATGTGGATTACAATCGGCAATACGCCCTTTTCACTTCAACAGCATCCTTTTTCTATAGCTTCAGATTGTCTGGGCAAAACAATTTCTTTAACGGCAAAAGCTATGGGTGATTTCACATCAAAATGGAAAGATATCAAGCCCGGAACCACTGCATATCTTGAAGGCCCTTATGGGTCATTTACCCCTGAAAAGGGAAAAAATTTATTTATGATTAGCGGTGGTATCGGGATAACAGCTATGATGAGTACTCTCAGGACTATGAGAAAAGAAAAAGATATGCGCGAAGTAGTGCTGATTTATGGTAATTCTTCTTTTGAGGAAATAACTTTCAGGGAAGAACTCGAAGATATGAGTAAATTGATGAACCTCCAATTAGTCCTTGTGTTGGAAGAAACTCCCGATGATTGGGGTGGAGAAGAATGTTATATTGATTCTGACAAAATCAGTAAATACTTTCCATCAAATCCTGATACTTTTGCTTTTTATATTTGTGGACCAATGCCAATGCAAGACGCAGCTGAGCTTTCACTAAGAGATTTGGGTGTTGATTGGCGGTTAATTTATTCAGAAAGGTATAAAATCATTTAAAATGAAAAAACTCAAAAAACACAAATATTTATTT comes from Chitinophagaceae bacterium and encodes:
- a CDS encoding GxxExxY protein gives rise to the protein MELTKKYIDDLTYRVIGCAIEVHKQLGPGLLESVYEKCFIRELALQGLRYKQQLWVPLEYKGLELDTELRLDVLVEDVLCVELKSMDGLLPIHDAILLTYMRMLQKPKGVLINFNCVNIFKEGQKTLVNEIYAALPNEKN
- a CDS encoding cation transporter; this encodes MLDKIIRYFLENRLVAFLLTLIFVVWGIATAPFAWDIDWLPRDPVPVDAIPNYGETQQIVFTEWPGRSPQDIEDQITYPLSTYLLGVPGVKTIRSTTMFGFSSIFIILEDDIDFYWSRARILEKLNALPDGLLPQGVQPALGPDATALGQIFWYTIEGRDPDGNPTGGWDLHELRTIQDFHVKFALATAEGVAEVASIGGHVKEYQIDINPAAMRGYDISLREIANSVRNSNLDVGARTIELNRIEYFVRGLGYIKSLEDIEESVVAVRDNVPVHVRDIAKVTIGPAQRRGALGKGGAEVVGGVVTVRHGENPMQVIENVKAELPGIEQGLPSRTLEDGTVSQLKIIPFYDRTELIQETIGTLEHAISLQILITIIVIIIMLLNLKASLFISGLLPMAVLMCFIMMKYAGVDANIVALSGIAIAIGTIVDMGIIMSENMVLHLKEARKKEPKLEVIHRACVEVAPAILTAVMTTIVSFLPVFTLQAAEGKLFSPLAYTKTFALIAAIFFTIVVIPAAAYVLFSVKINFKWIRVAANVLLLIAGILVAVLYFPLAGIVLLLFGVNNLLDEFTDVFSSDVHSYITIAISVIFITLILAESWLPLGPARSLLMNTIFVFLIIGFVLGFFLIFIRFYRAILKWCLANKGLFLLLPAFSILLGVTIWLGFGNVFGFVANSFDKTGMNIRTTKVWHNLYSTFPGIDKEFMPRLDEGSFLLMPILMPHAGIEESLETLKYLDKAVQSIPEVELVVGKIGRAESALDPAPVTMFENVINYKSEYKLDDRGRRVRFATDNEGEFIRDENGNLVPDSRGSYYRQWRDHIRSPRDIWDEIAAVARYPGLTTASMLQPIETRLVMLQTGTRASTAMLVQGPDLQTIEDFSLEMENILQDVPGVNPPTVFADRIVGKPYLEIDINRRAIARHGLTIRDVQDYVEVAIGGMTLTTTVEGRERYPVRVRYAREFRDNPHDIERILVSTPSGAQIPLGQLADINYVQGPQAIRSVNTFPATYVIFDILEGSSAVAVVENAQNHLDGLLQSGELELPEGVSYRFIGEYENQVRAEKRLSIVIPLVLLIILMLLYFQFRSLITSFMIFSAIAVAFSGGFIMIWFYGQDWFMNFSLFGAHMRDLFQIHPINLSIAVWVGFLALFGIATDDGVVMATYLKQSFARNQPENIQQIRESVVEAGSRRVRPCLMTTATTLLALLPILTSTGKGSDIMIPMAIPAFGGMTIVIMTLFVIPVLYALWQETLLKSKKTEDETPMSKAFDTKE
- a CDS encoding TolC family protein, with amino-acid sequence MNKQVNTICTALLLAAILIVCILPVKKAVAQDNMLETYQDEAASNNANLQAYYYQYLAGVEKIVQTRLLPMTELSAIYFPQPLVLQMDQQLAGVRAMQSFPWFGTRKVMQESAAYNAQFALEQYQQIRNQLFFDVAGTFYELMQLEEEIRLMRSNIELLESIEQIVITRYETGRASMADLILIEVEKEDLKIQLLKLEEKKNPLHNRFAALLNREYEGFFALPDTFEARQLTDPMAELKDSMLLQHPGIESYIYKELAYAEQQQLARKSGLPSFGIGVEYMAMQNLENNNHSAMFMPMVSLRLPFQRKVYQAREQEAVFNRKAASFQKVQAQNQLITKWEEWVSRYQDAQRRIPLYINQLDRMEQALSIILEDYSAGRKTFDEMLNVQRRILEFEMELVNAKKDNNTAVAGLTYLYRRP
- a CDS encoding efflux RND transporter periplasmic adaptor subunit — protein: MKKQIAIIILVFTAGIVAGWYFFGTSDDEHTHEAVVDKDEVHTCPMHPQIRQDGFGSCPICGMDLVPVDAVDESESFTEIRMSETAIRLAHIRTMKVSSQIPEKKLELNGRIETDERRTSTQTAHLPGRIERLYITYTGEFVRRGQRLASIYSPELVAAQRELFEALKHEETRPVLVRAARQKLKQWKLTDEQIRQIEERGEVQSEIDIYADVSGVVVRRNVTTGDYFSAGTVLFEISDLSKVWVVFEAYEEDLSWINVGDTVTFSAGERPGQKMTARVEFVDPYVDERTRIARVRTSLDNRDGRFRPGMFLNGVIHSKFDQFGKVITVPKTAVLWGGKTSVVYVKKPGVEETIFQFREVVLGEHLGDSYIILDGLKEGEEIAVHGAFSIDAAAQLSGKASLMGRHLLEVEEIEFIVDVGDFKDETPEAFKAQLSKLFTAYLSLSEALIETDYAAANNALPDVEAALNEMDMTLLASDAHDLWMEHLDALEKAMHDMKDAGDIEHLRHAFEPFSDVLAASVESFGVKDIEVYHQFCPMAFDDRGAWWLSDTALIANPYFGDVMLRCGEVKEREFKKAAPEKESARRQQEPGHVH
- a CDS encoding DUF3347 domain-containing protein → MKNLILPIVLLFGASTLFSCGGSHEHDSEGNHTHEHLDENTEVNHTEGHASHAEMGQTLKHYFDLKDGLVRSDAAEAKAGANALKAHLAVTEITVKGHESHIRGIVSEIGEHLEQISLTEDLEVQRKHFETVSDQLYALIQVTGTSGKTVYRQYCPMAFDDKGAYWLSAEEEIRNPYFGDAMLTCGSVEEKM